The following proteins come from a genomic window of Triticum aestivum cultivar Chinese Spring chromosome 6A, IWGSC CS RefSeq v2.1, whole genome shotgun sequence:
- the LOC123127205 gene encoding RNA polymerase I-specific transcription initiation factor RRN3 codes for MFTIRIWYLQRDTLDAFLDLITRLAAVADQYLRECLQMLVNNFTPPLVQRNELPRWAVSRKKDIFFHLCESLKTISDTVPLAPRILRDIIDRSMPKLFDNKAKMVSFVECMLGLDTDRMGDLIGATLLAKVVDLLTELDVNITWEDIIQGEHNKGIFEMELEDLDEDEDGLGQAGTKVLFGGNACAEKLDSLMVVVCEHLKSCAERGYLDKEFDILKTIFRASVLRVHRSKFCQFIMFYACSLDPKICGLGFAFFLTDIFLNKEEDPISRMSAVSYVGSYLSRARFISADTVLGILKKLVDWCDEYCVLQNRGTTANPNHQIFYATCQAVMYVLCFRLRSIMDYPNLKAQLFQLSFGFILNHRLEPLKVCLPSIVNEFLRQAKDAGLFAASMYSAAEDAIESDLSRAFGGINRLDTFFPFDPYLLKESDRYIRPNFEFWSMVKTTYNNDKDDDDDELLDLDAPEMNVGSLDDHVEIDINSDDDELEYSMNKMSITPHRSSYHGMAADGGDAGLSMPARIRPSASPPSRWAMSGSP; via the exons ATGTTTACCATCCGCATCTGGTACTTGCAAAGAGATACATTGGATGCTTTCTTAGACCTAATAACCAGATTG GCTGCAGTGGCAGATCAGTATCTCAGAGAATGTTTGCAGATGCTTGTGAACAACTTTACTCCGCCTCTTGTTCAACGCAATGAGCTGCCTAGATGGGCGGTTTCAAGGAAGAAGGATATTTTTTTTCATCTGTGTGAGAGTTTGAAAACAATCTCCGATACTGTACCCTTAGCACCAAGGATATTAAGGGATATAATAGATCGGAGTATGCCGAAGTTATTTGATAACAAAGCT AAGATGGTCTCGTTTGTCGAATGCATGTTGGGGCTAGATACTGACAGAATGGGGGACCTTATTGGGGCTACATTGCTGGCGAAAGTTGTGGATCTACTTACGGAGTTGGAT GTTAATATAACCTGGGAAGATATTATTCAAGGGGAGcataacaaaggtatatttgaaatGGAGCTTGAAGAtttggatgaggatgaggatggccTTGGACAAGCGGGAACAAAG GTCCTTTTTGGAGGAAATGCATGTGCCGAAAAGCTTGACAGTTTAATGGTTGTTGTATGCGAGCACCTTAAGTCATGTGCGGAGCGTGGGTACCTCGATAAG GAATTTGACATTCTGAAGACTATATTTCGAGCATCTGTGCTGAGGGTGCACAGATCAAAATTTTGCCAG TTTATCATGTTCTATGCCTGCTCACTGGATCCCAAAATCTGCGGTCTTGGATTTGCTTTTTTTCTTACCGACATTTTTTTGAACAAGGAAGAGGATCCAATTTCAAG AATGTCTGCAGTTTCGTATGTTGGAAGCTATTTGTCTCGGGCAAGGTTTATTTCCGCTGATACGGTTCTTGGCATACTCAAAAA ATTAGTGGATTGGTGCGATGAATATTGTGTCCTTCAGAACAGAGGGACCACAGCCAATCCGAATCATCAAATATTTTACGCGACCTGTCAG GCTGTGATGTATGTCCTTTGCTTTCGCTTGAGATCTATTATGGATTATCCGAATCTTAAAGCACAGCTTTTTCAATTGTCTTTTGGATTTATCTTGAACCACCGACTGGAACCTCTAAAG GTGTGCTTGCCTTCAATAGTAAACGAGTTCCTGAGACAGGCCAAGGATGCCGGATTATTCGCTGCATCCATGTATTCAGCAGCTGAAGATGCAATCGAATCTGATTTGTCCAGGGCTTTTGGAGGAATCAACAGACTTGACACCTTCTTCCCATTTGATCCTTACCTGCTAAAAGAATCAGACAG ATACATCCGTCCAAATTTCGAGTTCTGGTCCATGGTCAAGACGACATACAACAACGACaaggacgatgacgacgatgagctGCTGGACCTTGATGCCCCTGAAATGAACGTGGGCAGCTTGGACGATCATGTCGAAATAGATAtcaacagcgacgacgacgagctgGAGTACTCGATGAACAAGATGTCTATAACCCCGCACCGCTCCTCCTACCACGGGATGGCCGCGGACGGTGGCGATGCTGGCCTCAGCATGCCCGCGAGGATCAGACCTTCGGCGAGCCCCCCGTCACGGTGGGCCATGTCAGGCTCACCGTAG